AACTCGGCTACAGGTATCGAATTTGCCAAAAGTGTCGAGTTCCCAAACCGTTTTGGTAGTTCATTAACGTCAAGATCAGGGTCAAAATCGGTAGCTTTCAATGCTTGTATCTCTGCAGCCGATACATTACCATCGGCTCCCTTTTTTTCCGTCATGATCATGTCAAGCTTTGGTGGATCAAACCCGTACAACGCAAAACGTCTAAACATACATCCGGTGCCCACATAAAACGGGCCTTGTATCCCGTCAAGTGCACGCATGTTCCCGTCAAAGAAAACGGTGTTATGATTTGCATAACGGTCCGAAGGGTCAATTCCTTCAAACCGTTGTGGAAATTGGATGTAACATATATCTTCACCACCGCGGTCCATCATGAAACAAATCCCTTCTCGAACCGCCATACAATTGTATATATAATGATCACAATCTAAGTTCAATATGAACGGCCCGTTTGATAAAACCGCGGATGAACGTACAAGCGCGTTCATGGCCCCGGCTTTTTTGTTATGGTCATAACCCGGTCTCTTCTCTCGTGACATGTAGACGAACATGGGTAATCTTATATCGACGTCTGAATAGTCAACAAGACCATCGTCCCCTGACCCTCGTAAGGGGTCAGGGGAAGGCGGTTTCAACATAACTTGTAAGATGCCCGCGTGATCACCTTTTGCGTGATCAGCGCTTGGGTTAGCCCAAGTTCCGGGCCAGTGAGTGCCATCGGCCATCCATGTAGCCCGTTTGACTTTTATTGGCTCGGTTGGGTCAATACCACTTTCTCGAATATTCTTTATCACCTTCATCTCCTCCCTAGCGTTAAATGCATCCGATCTTCTCCTTATCGAATCGGGCAAGTTATTTATCCTTACTTTGAACTCGTCGTACTCTCGTTTCACCCGCCTCCGGTCTTTCACGAAATCGGTTCGTTTTTTGTTTTTCGTTGGATCACCTTTTAAAGAGAAATATGTGTCCGGGTTTCGCGGTTCAATGTCATGTTTTCGACAAAATGGGACCCAGAGATCAGCAAAACTACAAGCCTCCGCCATTGCCTCGAAAGTTAAAAGTGCACCACCGTCGTCAGAAATGTAACAAGCAATTTTCTCAACCGGGTATTCAACAGCTAGGATCGAGAGGATGGTATTAGCGGTCGTAAGTGGCGGTTCTTTATCAGGATCCGCAGTCGAAACAAAAAAATCAAGACCCGGGAGGTCAGACCGACCCTCGGGGTTTTCGATTTTATCAACCGTCTCAAACTTATCATGAAGAAGTTGGAGATCAACCGACCGATTAATCGGACAAAGTTTTGGGATCTGATCAAGAATCCAAGAAAACGCAAACCAAATCTCGCATACGATAGACATGAACCATAACCATATTGCATCATTATTCGGGTGCGTAACTCTCCACGTCAAAAAGAAACCCTGAACAATAAACCGAACCGCTATCAATAATCTATAGGGACTAATGATACTTGTTGCAATCGGTAGTCTTCGAGTGAGCGGCCGCCATGGTTTATCAGCCGGATCTCCAAAACCGACACCACTCGACTTACCATCACCGCCATCGGGTGGCCAATACGCGTTTCCAACTCCATAAGTACCCGATGTCTCGTTAAACAACCATTTGTTATGATCGAACTCCCCGTTTTGGTTCCTCTTCATTAACGACGACGCACGTCTACCATCAGGGCCCGATAACGACAATGTTCCCATGGGTaaatcatcatcaccatcactcTTATACGGTTCTTTACATCCCGGACACAAACCTTTATCGTTTTGCGCATCTAAAAAACAATCTCTACAAATTTTAAACCTGTATAAAAGCAACAAAACAATAAcatcttatataaatataactgaaAATTGATACACACTGAAGAAAGTTTCAAACTTGAAAAGTTTAATACATTTTCAGAGACTGAGCCATTTTGATTATGCGAGCCACAAATCGTAAACGAACCTGCATTCACAAGGATCAATATCAACGCCTCGTTCATCTTTCATGACCTTGCCATCACAAGCTGGCATGGCACACGAAGAGCCTTTTGACCCGGCCATTTGTGGATGGGTCACCTCCGAATCGATCACCTTATCCATGAGATGGGCCCGCGTAACGCTATTAAAACCACCGGTAAAAAGGGAATTGGATACATATTGTTCTTCAGCTTTTGTAGCAACTGATGTCTCCGTTGGTTGATTGTCAGCATTCGTAGGGATATGAACCGTGTAATTCGTATAATCTCCCGATTGCTCACGGGACGTATCAACGTCATCTTTTGATAAACTAACGTAACGACCACTTGACGTTCGTCGTGCAAATTTTACGTTTTGACCCGATGATGCAGTATTGTTTCCACCGGGGCTTTTCAATGCCTTTTTAGATGGTTGAGAACTTGCCATTCCATCATCACCTAATTCGATGGcatttcatctttttagatgatgcATAAATTCtagatatattttttttctctggTTTTGTAAAAATGGTAAATGAATTGGATAATTGCTACTCAAAGACgaacagaaaggattcaagaaatcGAAATAATAGGAGAAAACAGTTGGTTGTTGCTTTCTATTTATAGTAACTTTCATGACAAGAGTTTTACCCAATCAAACTAGATAGAAATTTTTTAGGAGCTAAAATGCAAGGTTAAAAACAGACACAAGTCAGACAATTAGCAATGAACTATCTGATATTATGAATAAAAATGTACATACACTTACAAAGATTCGGGTTGTGCATGTGTTGTACACTTCTCCATTCAGATTCAGGCTGTATGGTTAATGGTTTGAGTAATGCTGCTTGACCAATGCCTAAATAACAGTACTTGCTGCATAGTTTAGGACTCGACACGCAACTCGTTAAAGTCTTCTCTACCCACTACAACCGAGTTTCGTTTAACCTGTTAAACATAAATCATATAAGTACTGGTTATGTTGTTTGAGAGTTGTACTTTCCATAATGGTTGTATCCAACTTAGGTAAGTACAACTGTGTAGGGAAGATGTACTAGTCACAAAGCATAGTTAATTTGACAAAATCTGGTGTGCTTTAAGCAAAGTACCTGATCCATAATGGTGAAATTCCTGTAAATCATGCTCATCTTCTCTTTTAAATGTTTGTAGTTATCCTCTTCTTCACATTCAAGCTCTTCATTTGCTTGCCATTTTTTTTACAGTTTAATCATTGGAACCCTCAATTTGGGCATCCGAGACCCCAGCCCGATAACAATTGCTTGAAGCCCATTTGACCCCATAAGTTACTTCAACCTGTATTGTTGTTGGAACTCGGGAGGAACAACACCGAAGTTTGAGAAGATTGGAGGCTTAACAAAGTAATTAGAGTTCTTGAGCCCAACAGTATTTGTTGCGTCCGGGGCGCTACGGCTAAGTGAATTGAGCCCATTAGTCGTAGTGATGAAGATCACAGATTGTTGATCACAATCTCTGAAATTATGACATCTTGTTGTAGAGTAACAATGTGTTTGACTTCGATTCTGTCTTCTGAATTGGTGCTGATCAGTAATTTAACATATGGTAGTGGTGAATTTTAATAAATTTACATGCAAATATGTCAAATTTTAACCCAATTTAATATGTTatcatcatttaaaaaaaaaaaaaaaaaacagcacaCACTAAATTCTAAACATTTGCTACAAGTGACACATTAAACATTCAACCTCACACACATCTTGATACTGTAAGGGACTtttttgtgccgttggtccctccattatacaccaaaaagctaacagcgtccctccAGTTTTTTTTGGCTAACAACATCCTTCAATTATCCCATTCAAACATACCGAGTACCTCTGTCAACTTTCCGTTAAAAAAATCCGTTAACCCTTGACGtgcattgcatgtgagggtaaattcgtcctCACATGAAATGCACATGTCAAGGGTTAGCGGATTTTTTTAACGGAAAGTTGGCGGAGGGACTCAGTATCGGTATGTTTAAATGGGATAATGGAATGATGctcttagcaaaaaaaaaaaaaaaaatggaggaACGCTGTTAGCTTTTTAGTGTATAATGGATGGACGGCACAAAAAAGTCTACTGTTAGGCTAACCGCTAAAGTACTTTAACCAATTTACAAACAATTTAGATTGCGTTTTAAGTCACACGGTATGAAATCAGAAGGTTTAGTTAAAAGTGTACAGGTTGAATACATCAAACGGACTGCAAGTCACTTATAGCCATTATTGATACATGCAAATCCCTTAGTTCATTATATCCAGTATTAAGTGATTTAGACCATTAAGACacacattattatttataaaaattaaatagtaTATCAAAATATGGGTACACCCAACCGGCCCAACCCATACCAAAAAGTAATTCGTTGCAACCCGAACCTGATTTTAACTCATTTCAACCCAAAAACCTCTAGCTAAAAGTTGTTCAAACTTTGTGGCCACGAAGTTACACCTGCGACGACTCTGGGCTACCTGCAAAACTGGACTCCGAGATACCTGCAAAGCCGAGCCGAGTGGTCGCAATGTGATTAGTCTGGCAAAGCGCGTCACAGAACTAGGTTAATATATAAAAGACAATAAAAAGGTCGTTCAAACGAATAACCAATTACTTTTAAAAATATCAAATTTGACCAAACATGCACATAAATGTTCCTATTTTATGCAGTGAAACTTCTACTTAAGGTTAGGGCTATGAAATTTTGTCACTAATTTGGGGCAAATTCGTTCATACATACCAATTTTAACCCTCAATATATCACATATTCTCAAATTTTCCTCAATCATATATGCAACAAAATGATGCTACTTTACTGATCGAGATACTAATAATCAATAGAGTTTTACTGTATAAAAATACAATGCATTCAATCACCATAATAGAGTCATCAGGATCAGACTTCCTCCATACCACATAGGCACCTTCAGTGACGTCAGCAGTCCACTTGGCAACATGAGAGTGGCTGCACTTTCATTGTTTACACACATTCTAACAACACGGCTTTCACCCAAAGATGTAATTAATACCACATGACTACTAAAATCTGTTTGGGGGTAATTGATGTTGATTGGGTGGTTTTTGGGTTTGGGTTTGGGTTTGggtatggaaatgagttttggtaagTGGGAGTGTTTGGTGTTGAGTATGAAAGTGATGAGGCGTGAGGGTTTTGGTTGGGTTTGAAGGGAAGGAATAGGAGTGTTAGGTGATTGGGTTGGGGCTTGTTGTATGTCGGAGAAGATGGATTCAGTTTCATGAAAAAAATTCAACTACAAACCATAgccatttttatatttattttcttttaatggaaa
The window above is part of the Rutidosis leptorrhynchoides isolate AG116_Rl617_1_P2 chromosome 1, CSIRO_AGI_Rlap_v1, whole genome shotgun sequence genome. Proteins encoded here:
- the LOC139886515 gene encoding LOW QUALITY PROTEIN: cellulose synthase-like protein D4 (The sequence of the model RefSeq protein was modified relative to this genomic sequence to represent the inferred CDS: inserted 2 bases in 1 codon) → MDQVKRNSVVVGREDFNELXVSSPKLCSKYCYLGIGQAALLKPLTIQPESEWRSVQHMHNPNLCDDGMASSQPSKKALKSPGGNNTASSGQNVKFARRTSSGRYVSLSKDDVDTSREQSGDYTNYTVHIPTNADNQPTETSVATKAEEQYVSNSLFTGGFNSVTRAHLMDKVIDSEVTHPQMAGSKGSSCAMPACDGKVMKDERGVDIDPCECRFKICRDCFLDAQNDKGLCPGCKEPYKSDGDDDLPMGTLSLSGPDGRRASSLMKRNQNGEFDHNKWLFNETSGTYGVGNAYWPPDGGDGKSSGVGFGDPADKPWRPLTRRLPIATSIISPYRLLIAVRFIVQGFFLTWRVTHPNNDAIWLWFMSIVCEIWFAFSWILDQIPKLCPINRSVDLQLLHDKFETVDKIENPEGRSDLPGLDFFVSTADPDKEPPLTTANTILSILAVEYPVEKIACYISDDGGALLTFEAMAEACSFADLWVPFCRKHDIEPRNPDTYFSLKGDPTKNKKRTDFVKDRRRVKREYDEFKVRINNLPDSIRRRSDAFNAREEMKVIKNIRESGIDPTEPIKVKRATWMADGTHWPGTWANPSADHAKGDHAGILQVMLKPPSPDPLRGSGDDGLVDYSDVDIRLPMFVYMSREKRPGYDHNKKAGAMNALVRSSAVLSNGPFILNLDCDHYIYNCMAVREGICFMMDRGGEDICYIQFPQRFEGIDPSDRYANHNTVFFDGNMRALDGIQGPFYVGTGCMFRRFALYGFDPPKLDMIMTEKKGADGNVSAAEIQALKATDFDPDLDVNELPKRFGNSTLLANSIPVAEFQGRPIADHPAVKYGRPPGVLRAAREPLDATTVAEAVSVISCWYEDKTEWGDRVGWIYGSVTEDVVTGYRMHNRGWRSIYCLTKRDAFRGSAPINLTDRLHQVLRWATGSVEIFFSRNNAFLASKKLKWLQRLAYLNVGIYPFTSLFLVVYCFLPALSLLSGHFIVKNVNATFLIYLLLMTLSLIGLAVLEVRWSEVSLEDWWRNEQFWLISGTSSHLAAVLQGLLKVLAGIEISFTLTSKAAEDGDDMYAELYLVKWTSLMIPPIVIAMLNVLAMVIAFSRTIYSITPQWGKFVGGAFFSFWVLAHLYPFFKGLMGRRGKTPTIVFVWSGLIAITLSLLWVAVNPSSGPADAGAGVSNFKFP